In Nocardia sp. XZ_19_385, the sequence GAGGGCCTGTTCCCGAAGGACGAGTGCGAAGTGAATCCGGCCATCCTGTCGGCCCTTTCGCCGAACGCCGACGAGAACCACGACTTCTTCTCCGGCTCGGGTTCGAGCTACGTCATCGGCAAGGCCGTCAACACCGAAGACGAGGACTGGGAGTTCTGACCCCCTGATCCCACTGGTCCACCAACCGCCGAGCCGGTGCCGCTAATGCAGCAGCACCGGCTCGTCGGACCTACTTATCTTCGCCGCGCTCCCGCAGGATCCGCAGCACCTCTTCCATACCCGAAGCCAGTGAGCCGACATCGGTTTTGAGCGTCCCGACATCCTCAGTCAAGATCGAAAGCCGCCCATCGATCGACTCGAAACGCTTATCCATCGACCCGAAACGCTCATCGATCGACTCGAAGCGCTTATCCATCGACTCGAAGCGCTTATCCATCGACTCGAAGCGCTTATCCATCGACTCAAAGCGCTTATCCATCGAGCCGAAACGCTCGTCCATCGACCCGAGTCGCTGGTTCATCAACTGAACGTCTATCGCGATCGAATCCAGTCTCGTGACGACCGAGCGCCCTTCAAGGGTGCCGTGCAGATCGCCGCCGATGCAGGCTTGGACGCCAGCGATGTCGGAGTCCACCTTCTGGAACTTCTCGTCGAAGTACGTCACGGTGTCAGTATCCAGCACGATCACGAAATCCAGTCGGCTTTCGAGGTTCACCACCTTGTCCTCGACCTCCTTCAATCGTCGCGGTACACCATCCCGACCGTTGTTCATGTTGTGGCCTGCCGTTGATACGAACGCAGGCGTTCCTTGCGTCGATAGAGGATGCCCCGCACGTCGTCGATATCGGAGTCGACACTCTCGAGGTCCGGCGGCGGATCATACGACCGCACCTTCAAGCTCAGCTTTCGGAGCCGCGTATCGATTTCCTCGAACGCCCAGGTGTCGACCTCGCCCCGAAACGCCTGCCACTGCTCGGTCTCGACTAACCGCTCCGCCTTCGATTTGCCGTCCTTACTCATGGTCGAGCCCTCCTTCATCCGGTGGAACTTCGAACTGATGCTCGAACAATAGCCACTTGCCCTGGCTTATGCCAGGCGATTCGAAGGAAAAGTTGCGGCGACTTGCCGACGTTCGCTGCGGGTGAACTGGACGCTGAGACTGTTTGCTGGACAGGCGGTTTCAGCAAACCTGGGTCGTCGCGACTTATTGGTTGTTGCGGGTGGAGGAGCGGACTTGTCGTTGGTACAGGCGCAAGCGTTTGTGGCGTCGGTACATGACGGCTTGCAGGTCCTCGACTTCAGTGCGGATACCGGCGATGGTCGGCGGGGGGTCGGACTCGTGCAGTTTTAGCCGCAGGTTGCGAAGGCGGGACTCTATTTCGTCGAAGGCCCAGGCGTCGACTTCGCCCCGGAACGCTTGCCACTCTTCGATTTCGGCCAACCGTTCAGCCTCCGACTTGCCTGTGTCCTCCATGGTCGAGCCCTCCTACATCCGGCGGAACATCGAAATGATGCCCGAACCATAGCCAGTTGATATGGCTTATGCCAGAGGTTCAGCCAACTTCTGATCAGCGGGGCGGCGGTCCCCCGGGGGCTGCGGGAGGTGCGGGCTGGGTGTTCGCTGATTTCTCCGCGACGCCGACGGTGAGGGAGACGTTCAGGACCGTGGCGGGTGTGCCTGTGACGGTGGCGAGTTCGGCGTCCCAGCCGTCGCCGAAGACGTTGTCGGAGGTGAGGGAGACGCTGGACATGTTGCGGGGGCTGGCGGAGTAGCCGGGGTCGTGGGCGTAGACCTGGTCGCAGATGTCCTCGGGTAGAGCGATTTGGGAAGTGAGGCGGGCGTTTTCGCCTGCGACGGCGGTGGTGAGGGAGTCGTAGACCTCGAAGTGGATGTGCGGCCAGCGGCCGGCGTAGCAGGCGGGGAAGATCGAGGTGAAGGTGACGGTGCCGGTGGCGTCGGCGACTTGGACGCCGCGTAGGTAGTTCTGGTTGGTGACACCGTCGCTGTAGAGGGAGTAGCGGCCTTCGCGATCACAGTGCCAGAGGTACACCGCCATGCCGGAACCGGCGGCGCCGTTGTTTGCCAGGTCCTTCAGGGTCAGGGTCAGGGTCATCGGAACCCCCTCGGCCACACCGGAATACGAGCCGACGCTGGCGGTGATGTCGGAGCGGACCACACCGGATTCGATGAGGACGTTCGGCCCGTTGGACCCGTCGCCTGGATAGGGCCCTGCCGTCTCCTGTGGGATCGCCCCCACGGTGCCGGCAGCCGTCGAACTCACGGAAGACGTTGCACCAGAACCGGTCTCACCCGCCGCACATCCCGCCGCGACGGTCGCCGCTCCCGCCGCACCGAAGAACCACAGCGCCCGCCGCCGGGACATCACCCTTAGATCATGCGCGAGCCCGAGATCATGCTCGTCACCGCGATGCGCGCCTCCCACAACCAACTCCTAACAGTCGCCATTACTACTGAACACCGGCGACGTTATGCAGGTCCGCTCCGCGAACCCTGGGACCTCCCTGGGAGTCCGCTGGGAACGCTCAGATGCCGAGGACCAGTTTGGCGGTGGTGAAGTAGATGATCAGCCCAGTGGCGTCGACCAGGGTGGTCACCATGGGGGCGGAGACCACTGCCGGATCGATGCGGAGTTTCTTCGCCAGCAGCGGCATGGTGCCGCCGATGGTGGCTGCCCAGCCACAGATGAGGACCAGGGTGATGGCGACGACGGCCGCTACACCCGGGCCGACGAACAGCGCGCCGATGACCAAACCCGCACTGGCCAAAAGGGATCCGAGGACCAGGCCGACGCGGCATTCACGCCAGATGACCTTGAACAGGTCCGACACCCGGACCTCGCCGACCGCCAGGGCGCGGACGCAGGAGGTGGCCGCTTGAGCGCCCGCGTTGCCGCCGGCGCCGATCAGCAGGGGGATGAACAGGGCCAGGTGGGCGGCTTGTTCCAGGGTTCCGGAAAAGAAGTCGGTGACGCTGACCGTCAACGTCGCCGCGAAGAGCAGCAGCATCAGCCAGAGCGCGCGGTAGCGGGCGAGCTGGAAGACACCGGCCGCCATGTAGTGGCCCTCCCACGGGGCGGAGCCGGCTTGGCGGGCGACGTCCTCGCTGTCGGCCGCCTCGATGACCTCGACCGCGTCGTCGATGGTGAGCAGGCCGACCAATCGGTCTTCGCTGTCGACGACCGGGAGGTTGATGTCGTTGGTTTCGCGCATCAGCCGGGCCGCCTTCTCGGCGGAGTCGGTGGCGCGGGCGAACGCGGGTTCGGTGACGACCAGCTCGGCCACCATAGTGCCGGGTTCGGCGAGCACCAGTTCGCGCAGTTCCACGATGCCGGTGAGGCGCCGGCCGCCGTCGACCACGGGCAGCGTGTAGACGGTTTCGGCGCTGGCGCCCTTGGCGCGGACCACGGCCAGCGCTTCGGCGACCGACAGGTTGCGGGGCAGCGCGACGACCTCGGGGGTCATGTACTGGCCGGCCGAGCCCTCGGGGTAGCCGAGCAGGGTCGCGGTCATGCGGCGCTCCCGCGGGCTCAGCCCGGCGAGCACCTTCTTGGCGACCTTCGCGGGGGCCTCGCGCAGCATGCGGGCGCGGTCGTCGGGAGCCATCTCCTCGACGAGTTCACGGAAGCTTTGATCGCGCAGGCCCTGCAGGATCTGCTGCTGGTCGACCGGTTCGAGTTCCTCGAACACCGCAAGCGCCGCGTCCTTGTCGAGCAACCGGAACGCCACGACGGCCTGGACGGCGTCCATGCGGGCGAGCTGGTCGGCGATGAGGTGCGGCGGGTGGTTGTCCAGCCATTCCTGGGCAGCGCCGACGCGGTGGCTGTCGACGATGTCCTGGAGGGATTCCGACAGCGTGGGGCTGTCGATCTGCGGGCGTGCTTCGATCAGATCGGTCGGCGACATGAGTAGTCCTCGCACGGGGAGTGAGATGTGAGGTCGAGTACTTCACACCGCGAGGCGCCAGCCCAGATGTCGCGAGGAACTAGAACTGCGAGGGGGCGGCGCCGCGCGGCCTTCGACTCGGAGGTTCGCTGCTGCGCATGGCGACCCACCTCCTGTTCGTCGTGCCGCGGACCTGACGGTCTACGCGTCGCTACCGGGAAAACTCAGAACGAATGCGAATGCATCCCCGAGAAGGATACATGGATCAGCGGACAACCTCGCCACGACCGGGCGCTCTGCTCAGTCACGCTCGCTCGCCGCCAGCGTCGCGAGGATCGCGGGCTCGGCATCGTCCCAGGTACGGACGTGTCGGACCCAGTCCGGGACCGGTTGGGTCTGCGCACCGAAAAGGTAGAGATGCGGGACCAGACCGCGCAGCGCCCGATGCACTTCGATCCGATCGTCGATCATGTGGGTGATGCCCAACTCGGCGCAGTGCCCCGCCTTGTCCGCGCGCTCCAGGCAGAATCGAACGTTGCCCTCCGGCATCCCGGTCCGGGCATAGAACTCGTGATGGTCGAGCCACTGCAGCGTCCGCTTCTGCACCCGCGCCCCGCATTTGGAGATCACCCAGACCCGGCCCTCGAACCGCGCCACCAGCCGCGTCAATACTTGAAAAGCATTGGGACTCGACGGTGTTCGCATCGCCTCGTCGAATCCCCCATCGAGAAAAGCCGTATCGGCGTCCCCCGGTTCCAGCAGCACCCCTTGGATCACTCGCCCGAAATCCACTCCGAGCCTCGGTATTTCATCTGTATTCATAACGCCTTCGAGCATGACCCGCGCGGGGCGGCATTGCGAGCGAATTCCGGCGACCACCATTAGATGCATCCGGCGTCTAACTCTTTCCAACGAGCGGGCGAGCGCCGAGGATCTACGCCATGACCAGCACCGATCAGCCACGTTCGGGGTCACAAGCCGTCGAACGGGCCATTCATCTGCTCAATTGTTTCGAGGGCGATGACCCCGAGTTCTCGCTCAGTGAGCTCGCTCACCTCGCCGGCGTACCGGTGAGCAGCGCGCACCGGCTGGCCAAGGCGCTGGTGCGCGGGCGACTGCTGGAGCAGGATCCGGCCACCGATCGGTATCGGGTCGGCGCAGGTCTGGCAACGCTGGCTCGCCCCGCGTTGACCCGGCTCGGCATCGATTCCGCCGCACCGCATATGTACGCGCTCGCGGCGGGAATCAAGATCACCGCGAGCCTCAGCGTCATCGATGCCGGTGATGCCCTGACGATTCTGCAGGCCCGCCCACCGGTGCTGTTCTGTCACCATCAGCTGCCGCAGCCCCGGCAACCGCTGCGGTCCAGCGCCGCCGGGCACGCGTTGCTCGCCTACGCGGCCGTCGCCGGCGACCGCTTGCCGGGTCGCTCGACCGGGCCGGGAAACCGGCTTGGACCCGATCTGGACCTGGTGCGCCACAAGGGTTTCGCGCTCGCGGAGATCCCCGAGGACGACCCGCTACGGGCCATTGCCGTGCCGGTGTTCGGTCCGGGCCGCCAGGTCTGGGGCGCGCTCAGTGTGCAGGCGCGGTCGGCGCGGCTCACCGACGAACTCGTTCGCGAAATCCTGCCCGCCATGCAGCATTTCGCCGTGCGCATCGGTTCCGTCGTGCAAAACAGTTCTCCCGGGTCCTAATTGGACTCACCGTGATTTTCACAATGTGGAATGGCCGTTGTCTGACACCGCGCGCACCCACACCATGAAAGCCACGGGCTTTGCCCCGAACTCCCCTCCACCCCAGGAAGTACCCAGTGCTGACACCCACCGCGTTGATCCGCCGCCGCGCGATCGACT encodes:
- a CDS encoding intradiol ring-cleavage dioxygenase, producing MSRRRALWFFGAAGAATVAAGCAAGETGSGATSSVSSTAAGTVGAIPQETAGPYPGDGSNGPNVLIESGVVRSDITASVGSYSGVAEGVPMTLTLTLKDLANNGAAGSGMAVYLWHCDREGRYSLYSDGVTNQNYLRGVQVADATGTVTFTSIFPACYAGRWPHIHFEVYDSLTTAVAGENARLTSQIALPEDICDQVYAHDPGYSASPRNMSSVSLTSDNVFGDGWDAELATVTGTPATVLNVSLTVGVAEKSANTQPAPPAAPGGPPPR
- the mgtE gene encoding magnesium transporter, whose amino-acid sequence is MSPTDLIEARPQIDSPTLSESLQDIVDSHRVGAAQEWLDNHPPHLIADQLARMDAVQAVVAFRLLDKDAALAVFEELEPVDQQQILQGLRDQSFRELVEEMAPDDRARMLREAPAKVAKKVLAGLSPRERRMTATLLGYPEGSAGQYMTPEVVALPRNLSVAEALAVVRAKGASAETVYTLPVVDGGRRLTGIVELRELVLAEPGTMVAELVVTEPAFARATDSAEKAARLMRETNDINLPVVDSEDRLVGLLTIDDAVEVIEAADSEDVARQAGSAPWEGHYMAAGVFQLARYRALWLMLLLFAATLTVSVTDFFSGTLEQAAHLALFIPLLIGAGGNAGAQAATSCVRALAVGEVRVSDLFKVIWRECRVGLVLGSLLASAGLVIGALFVGPGVAAVVAITLVLICGWAATIGGTMPLLAKKLRIDPAVVSAPMVTTLVDATGLIIYFTTAKLVLGI
- a CDS encoding IclR family transcriptional regulator — encoded protein: MTSTDQPRSGSQAVERAIHLLNCFEGDDPEFSLSELAHLAGVPVSSAHRLAKALVRGRLLEQDPATDRYRVGAGLATLARPALTRLGIDSAAPHMYALAAGIKITASLSVIDAGDALTILQARPPVLFCHHQLPQPRQPLRSSAAGHALLAYAAVAGDRLPGRSTGPGNRLGPDLDLVRHKGFALAEIPEDDPLRAIAVPVFGPGRQVWGALSVQARSARLTDELVREILPAMQHFAVRIGSVVQNSSPGS